Part of the Pseudomonas sp. P8_241 genome is shown below.
GGGGCGTGGTTGTGGGGCTTTCGTGGCGCGGAGTTGGGGATTCTGTTCCTGTACTTCGGCAGCCCGACTGCGGCGGCGAGTTTTGTCATGGCCCGACAGGCCGATGGCAATCATGAGCTGGCGGCGGCGATCATCGTGATCACCACATTGATGGCGGCGATCACCACCAACATCGGAATTTTCTTTTTGCAGTGGGGTGGGTGGATCTAAAGGCAAAGGTCAAAAGATCGCAGCCTGGGGCAGGTCCTACAGGAGAGCGAATTCCAATGTAGGAGCTGCCGCAGGCTGCGATCTTTTCAAAGCAACAAAATTATTCCGGCTTCTGGTAGCTATCAATCACTTCCTGCGCCGCCCGAAACGCATCGATCGCCGCTGGCACACCGGCATACACCGCGCAATGCAGCAGTGCCTCGCGAATCTCATCCACCGTGCAGCCGTTGTTCAGCGCGCCGCGTACGTGACCTTTCAACTCTTGCGGACACTTGAGTGCAGTCAGCGCGGCGAGGGTGATCAGGCTGCGGGTTTTCAGCGGCAGCCCTTCGCGATTCCAAACACCGCCCCAGGCGTGTTCATTGACGAAATCCTGCAGCGGCTGGGTGAATTCGGTGGCGTTGCCCAGTGCGCGGTCGACGAAGGCGTCGCCCATCACTTGGCGGCGGACTTCAACGCCGGGTTTTTTATTCTCGGTCATGGGACTTCCTTCTTATGGTGTTGGCGACGCCAGGCGCGCAGCGACGTGAACAGCAAAAACGCCACCAGCGCCGGCAGGACGAAAAACAGCATCAAATGTTCGAGCTTGCCCGCCAGCGGCATGCCGGTGGTGAACGACACCACATGCAGTCCATACGCCAGGTACAAACCCAGAAACAGCAGGCCTTCGGCGCGGGTCACGCGATAGCCGGTATAGAACAGCGGCAGGCACAGCGCCGCGACGCCGAGCATCACCGGCAAGTCGAAGTCCAGCGCGTTGGGCGATACCGACAGCGGTGACGGCGCCACCAGCGCCGTGACGCCGAGCACCCCCAAAAGGTTGAACAAGTTGCTGCCGATCACGTTGCCCACGGCGATGTCGCGCTCGCCACGGATTGCGGCGATCAACGACGTGGCCAGTTCGGGCAGGGAAGTGCTGACGGCAACGATGGTCAGGCCAATGATCCGTTCAGAAAGCCCCAGGTCAGTGGCAACCGCGACGGCCGCCCCCAGCAGCAGATGTCCAGCGTAAACCAGCATCGCCAATCCGACGGCGATCATCAGCAAGCTGCTGATCCAGGGGGCTTGTGCCTTGTGCTCATGAGTCGAAACAGGACGTGCGGAATGTCGCGACTGACGCAGCAGCAGGCCGAGGTACAGTGCCAGTGCCAGCAGCAGTACTACGCCGTCCGTGCGGGTCAGCTCCTCATTCCACGCCAGAATCGATACCAGCAAACTGGCACCGATCATCAATGGAATGTCCAGGCGCACCAGTTGCCGGGAAACCCGCAAAGGAATGATCAGCGCGGACAGCCCGAGGGTAACGAGGATGTTGAAAATGCTGCTGCCGATCACGCTGCCGACGGCGATGTCGGTGTTGTTCGCAAGCGTGGCTTGCAGGCTGACCGCCATCTGCGGTGCGCTGCTGCCGAGGGCGACAATGGTCAAGCCGATGATCAGGGGGCGAACATGCAGGCGCGCTGCCAGGCGAACGGCGGCGCGTACCATCAGTTCGGCGCCGACTATCAACAACAGCAGCCCGCTGAACAATTCGATCACGCTGATCAGGGGTAAATCGGCTAGTCCGAAAATGGTGGATGCTCCATCCGTCAGTCGAGGGCTTGCACACGAACACGTGCAGTGCCGCTTTTGAGCATGCCCAAGCGTTCGGCGGCTTCATGGGACAGGTCGATCAGGCGTCCACGGGTATGGGGGCCACGGTCGTTGATACGCACCACGCAGGATTTGTCGTTGTTCAGGTTGGTGACCTTGACCCGCGTGCCGAAGGGTAGCTGACGGTGGGCGGCGGTCATGGAATTCTTGTCGAAACGCTCACCGCTGGCGGTGCGTTTACCTTGGTGTTTGGCGCCGTAGTAGGAGGCAACGCCGGTTTTGTCGTAGCCGTGCGGGTCGACGGTGTCGGTGCTGGCGCAACCGGCCAGTAAAGAGAGCAGGGCGCAAAGGCTGAGCAGACGCTTCATTGAAGGTTTCCCGAAAACAAATGTGGGAGCCAGCCTGCTGGCGATTGCGCAGTGTTAGACATGGATATGTTGAATGTCAGACCGCTATCGCCGGCAGGCTGGCTCCCACAGGGAGTGGAGCCAGATTTGAAGGCTGGCTCCAATTTCATCAGCCTTCGAGTTTGCTTTTGAGCAATTCGTTCACTTGTTGCGGGTTGGCCTTGCCCTTGGAGGCTTTCATGGCCTGGCCGACGAAGAAGCCGAACATCTTGCCGCGCTTGGCTTCGTCTGCCGCGCGGTATTGCTCGACCTGCTCGGCGTTGGCCGCAAGCATTTCGTCCAGCACCGTCGAGATCGCGCCGGTGTCGGTCACTTGCTTCAGACCGCGCTTGTCGATGATCTCGTCCGCCGTGCCTTCGCCGTTGGCCATCGCTTCAAACACCACCTTGGCGATCTTGCCGGAGATGGTGTTGTCCTTGATGCGCAGGAGCATGCCGCCCAGAAGCTCGGCGGAAACCGGCGACTGTTCGATGTCCAGACCTTGCTTGTTGAGCAGGCTGCCCAACTCGACCATCACCCAGTTGGCCGCCAGCTTGGCGTCGCCGCCGATGCTCGCGACTTTCTCGAAGTAATCGGCTTGCTCGCGGCTGGTGGCCAGAACGCTGGCGTCATAGACCGACAGACCGAATTGCTCCTGGAAGCGCTCGCGTTTCTGTGGCGGCAATTCCGGCAGGGTGGCGCGCACTTCGTCGAGGAACGAGTTTTCGATCACGACGGGCAGCAGGTCCGGATCGGGGAAGTAACGGTAGTCGTTGGCTTCCTCTTTGCTGCGCATCGGCCGGGTTTCGTCCTTGTTCGGATCGTACAGGCGGGTCTGCTGGATGACTTTGCCGCCGTCTTCGATCAGTTCGATCTGACGCTGGATTTCGCTGTTGATCGCCTTCTCGATGAAGCGGAACGAGTTGACGTTCTTGATCTCGCAGCGGGTGCCGAACTCGACCTGACCTTTCGGACGGATCGACACGTTGCAGTCGCAACGCAGCGAACCTTCGGCCATGTTGCCGTCGCAGATGCCCAGGTAACGTACCATGGCGTGGATCGCCTTGACGTAGGCCACAGCTTCCTTGGCGCTGCGCATGTCCGGCTCGGAAACGATTTCCAGCAGCGGTGTGCCGGCACGG
Proteins encoded:
- a CDS encoding carboxymuconolactone decarboxylase family protein: MTENKKPGVEVRRQVMGDAFVDRALGNATEFTQPLQDFVNEHAWGGVWNREGLPLKTRSLITLAALTALKCPQELKGHVRGALNNGCTVDEIREALLHCAVYAGVPAAIDAFRAAQEVIDSYQKPE
- a CDS encoding septal ring lytic transglycosylase RlpA family protein, whose amino-acid sequence is MKRLLSLCALLSLLAGCASTDTVDPHGYDKTGVASYYGAKHQGKRTASGERFDKNSMTAAHRQLPFGTRVKVTNLNNDKSCVVRINDRGPHTRGRLIDLSHEAAERLGMLKSGTARVRVQALD
- the gatB gene encoding Asp-tRNA(Asn)/Glu-tRNA(Gln) amidotransferase subunit GatB: MQWEVVIGLEIHTQLTTRSKIFSGSSTTFGSEPNTQASLVDLGMPGVLPVLNQEAVRMAVMFGLAIDAEIGQHNVFARKNYFYPDLPKGYQISQMELPIVGKGHLDIALEDGTVKRVGITRAHLEEDAGKSLHEEFSGASGIDLNRAGTPLLEIVSEPDMRSAKEAVAYVKAIHAMVRYLGICDGNMAEGSLRCDCNVSIRPKGQVEFGTRCEIKNVNSFRFIEKAINSEIQRQIELIEDGGKVIQQTRLYDPNKDETRPMRSKEEANDYRYFPDPDLLPVVIENSFLDEVRATLPELPPQKRERFQEQFGLSVYDASVLATSREQADYFEKVASIGGDAKLAANWVMVELGSLLNKQGLDIEQSPVSAELLGGMLLRIKDNTISGKIAKVVFEAMANGEGTADEIIDKRGLKQVTDTGAISTVLDEMLAANAEQVEQYRAADEAKRGKMFGFFVGQAMKASKGKANPQQVNELLKSKLEG
- a CDS encoding calcium/sodium antiporter, whose protein sequence is MIELFSGLLLLIVGAELMVRAAVRLAARLHVRPLIIGLTIVALGSSAPQMAVSLQATLANNTDIAVGSVIGSSIFNILVTLGLSALIIPLRVSRQLVRLDIPLMIGASLLVSILAWNEELTRTDGVVLLLALALYLGLLLRQSRHSARPVSTHEHKAQAPWISSLLMIAVGLAMLVYAGHLLLGAAVAVATDLGLSERIIGLTIVAVSTSLPELATSLIAAIRGERDIAVGNVIGSNLFNLLGVLGVTALVAPSPLSVSPNALDFDLPVMLGVAALCLPLFYTGYRVTRAEGLLFLGLYLAYGLHVVSFTTGMPLAGKLEHLMLFFVLPALVAFLLFTSLRAWRRQHHKKEVP